The DNA sequence TAAGAGAGACAAAGGCACAGGGTGGGTTTTGAAAGCCTGATCTCTGGCATGAAATGTGGTCCAGGGTTTGGTGGGCAATCAGGCGAGGGGAAGGCGGGGGCGGCGGTGGATTCGACAGCTATTCCATTCATTGGTCAGATTTGTTGATCCCATTCACTGGCTCCTGCAATGGGCCCTCTTGAATGAGGATGTGGGCATGCCTGCTCTTTGGCAGTGATTAAAGTTTGGAACAACTTCCACAACCCAACTCAAGACCCAGCTGCTGGGAAGGGATGAGAGAGCTTTGTTATCTGCTTGCCTCTTAGCTAATCAAGAGATTGTTTATATTTGAAAATAATAGAGAAATTATGCAGGGGGACCTTTCTTTATATTGTCTGATTAAAAGTTGATGTTTCATGTAGTAATAATTTAAACAATTTATTCACTTGAATAGGCTTTAGTTTTAATTATGACCTGATTTTAAAGGGATCAGCTCCAGAATgtatgtttttctttggactgtttaaaaaaaatgaagatgaaacGGAGAATTGATgccactgtgaaagaacaaaaaaagcttGTTGGTGAGCTGTCGGCCAGGGTTTATGCAAGCGCTGCCAAGTCCTTCCTTCTTTAACCCTCAGGAAGTTTGCTGCTGATTGTGAGAaaaaggggaggaaaaaaaagagagcggGTCTCCGCGAATGTAAGCTCTCGGCACAAACGAAGGAAACTACTGACCTCACTCTTTCTTAAAGTCGAGGTCCCGACCATTCACATGCAACTCACCCTTCCCCacctctcctcagctcttcctctCCCCCTTTATGTATTCTGTGTAGATTGTTTATTTGTGGAGGACTGTGCCATGGACTCCAGATGCTTGACCCAACAGTCAGGTTGCTTAGTCACATGGATCTACAACTGCTTTCTTGAGCTTGTTTTGCAACTTAAAGGGCTCCTGCAGCCTTTTAACTTGTGCGGGTTGGGAAATGCCCCTGCATAGTATTCGGTGGAGAATGAGGAAGTTATATTAATAATCGATGTTCGCTTGAATTCAGTATTATTTCTTGCAAATTTAATCAAGCCTGCATGGTCTATGTGTAGCGTATTCTGTGTAGGAATGAGCAAGTCGATGTCTCTATCTGTGAATGGATTATGGAGTTGGGGAgaaaaggagagacagaggcGAGTACAGTAAATCTTGCTCCCTGTAACTGGGCCTCAGTTTGTAAGAGGGGAgtgaaccacacacacacacgcacacacggacacacaaccacacacacaaacaaaaaacacagagcaaATCTGATGCAGGGACCAAAACAGTTACTAACTTGTTAAACTACAACTAAAGACCATTGATTACAATGGTCTTTAGTCGCAGACACTTGTCTACATATCAGACATATCACAGTCATTATCGTAAGAGCTGGAAGAAAGCCTGTTTTGTTAAACTGTTGTTACTTTAATCCCTTATCCTTATCTGTTTTGCAGTGATTAAAATATGAGCTCACTGCTTGGTGATAACAGTGCTGCGAAATAATTCCCTTTCATATGGAAGGTGCATGGCTAACCTCCTTTTACCTCCATTAATCACTTCATTGTTGTAAGTGTGGACAGGGAATTTTAATTGAATGTTGATTGACTTCAGCCTGCGTCTATGCTCCGTTagtagttttctttttcttttttttaaaaaaaaaattatgactgCAGTAAGTGCAGCTTGCCGAAGAGATGAAGTTGATTTGCTGTGCTGGGGAAACCTCTCAAGAGCTTTGAACTTTGTGCCCATTTGTCCGTCCTGTGCCGAGATAAGTTTGGAGTCTATCCATGTTGGATAAAGTTAGGAGAGTGTTCCTTCCTCCATCTGAGGACAGTGTGTGAGCCTGTGTTGGTACCATATGGTCTTATCAAACCCCACCAGCAATCTGAGAGCTAAGGCTGTGTGTCCATGAGAGTGTGTATTTGTTAGACCAGTATTAATAGCTTTTGCCGTTCCTGCTGACACAGAGCACCATTTACAATTGTCCTTTTATAATCTTTATTTTTCCCCCCACCTCACATTCTCCCTGTCTTAGCTGAACTACTTgtgatctttctgtctctttacttcttggcttttttttctttgcccatTCCTTACGTCATTTGTCAACACTCTTTGCACACCATGTTTACTTTTCATCTCATCCCAAACAccaaatattgtgtttttgataACCTTGGATCGTTATGTTTAAGCTCCAATTGTCTTCTCTTATCATTTTAATTATGATACTGGCTTCAGAGTCAATTAAGTGCTAGCAGACTCAGAATACACATGAATTAAATAACACTATCCAGTGTGCAGGATGAATAACGTGCGTTTGTTTTTTGGCTACTTGGCTGTTCCTCAGGAAACCTAATGGAGATTATCGCAGCTCTCCTGGCTCCAAGGACCGCAGCAGGAGCCCCATCGAACGTGTGGTGGTGCCGGGTGCTCTGGGAGTGCCGAGCAACCACATGTACAGCCACCCCCATCACCTCCACCTGGCCAGCTTAGCTACCATGGACCAGCCACTGGCACTTACCAAAAACAGCATGGTGGAGTCAGCACGCAGCAACACAGCAGCTATGGCTACAGTGCTGCACACAGTCAGCACTGTGGAACGCCAGCAGGTAACATACCCGTCCTGTCTTTAGCTCTAATACACACCACATTTTTCTTAAATTGTCGAGTGAAACCTCAACTCTGGTAGGTCCCCCACATGATGTGACTAATATGCTTTCATTAACCTGGCTCCTTGGTTGGTGGAAAGTACACATTTCCTATTTGGCTTGTTTGCAAACCATGTTTTAAAATCCTGGTGGTCACTGGATCATTCCTGCTCCCTCAAACTTAAAACgtctttttattttctccatCTTTTCTGAAAAGTTGCTGTTCtgttcattttgtatttactctgcTTCTTTTAACATGCTTTAGCAAATTGCTGATCAGCAATCATAAGACTGAATTTGACGTTTAACACAGactctttgtctctgtgtttcagaaTCGCCCCTCAGTGATCACATGCGCCCCAGCAAACAACCGCAACTGCAACCTGTCTCACTGTACAGTCTCCCACAACGGCTGCTCCAACTTCACCAATAACTACAGGAGAAGCAACAGTGAGTACACGTTTGCAAATGCATTTGCAACAGCAATGCACACCCCAGAGAGAAAACAGCTCATACTCTCCACGTTTAGATGTAAATGTATTGTAGTGATGCTAGTAATGCTAGGgttcttctgtttttatagCGAAACCGTTGTTATGATAGCGTTTAAACATGCTTAATTACAATCTTATCTGTTATCTCTGTACCCACAGAGTCACTCGAGGCCTTGGCcaataaaacatttgttttctttttccttcatgTTTTCTGTGGGTTTTTATGATCCCAGTGAAATCTCTATGATCTCATTGAGGTTAACAGTGAAGTTTAAAatgttgatttaaaaagaaaacctgcAATAAAAAAGTAAACTCACATGCACATTAAAACAAATTGCCTGCTGaccatttctttgtattttagtttttttgtttagttttttttttttttttttaactaaaattGTAACTAAAAccattttttctcttcttcttgcaTAAGCCAACACAGTGTGTGACCCTGTGATTGAGGAACATTTCCGTCGCAGCCTTGGGAAAAACTACAAGGAGCCCGAGCCCACCGCCACCAACTCGGTGTCCATCACGGGCTCGGTGGATGACCACTTTGCCAAGGCGCTCGGCGAAACCTGGCTTCAGATCAAAAACAAAGGGAGTCCCTCGTCATCTGGCAGCAGCCCAAACTCCTCCCCTGACAGTCGCATGGTTAATCACAACCACTCCCCTTCTGTCGTCTCCTGAAGGGGGTGGATAGACCCCAGTTTTCCCAATCCTTATCCTGGCTCTAACATCCATGCCCCCATCACTTTGGTCTGTCACCAGCATCCCAGAGGGAATGCTTGTCTGCTGGTCTGCTAAAAATATCTAAAACCCTCAAGCCCGCTCTCTCACTGTGCACTCATAGAGGATCAATCGAGCAATAACAACACAGTCATTTTTCCCATCTGTCCTCTGGTATGCTAATGCCAGACAATCAGTAATGAGTGATGAGGGTTTAGCCTGGAGCTTAGGTGGAGCATGAGCTTGCTCCTTCCAGTCATACATCATCCTGCATGTCAAGCTTGGAGCTGAGCAAGTGTCTGTAGTTATATGTAAATACGGAGAGAACGGAAAAGGAGgtgttttaattattaattttttttcttttcttctttgttgttatttttctttaacgGTAGTTTTGTGTACTTGCTTCTGCGTTATGCGATGCCCGACGTTTCAAAGGAAAGATGAGCGAAAAACACTTTGGAGAAAATGAACATAAACCACCTGACTGTTCTACCAAAGAAACCTCAGACGCTGATGTTTATCTGTGCCCACCTcggaaacaaaacaacaaaaagccaTCTTGCAGTCACCTCCCtctgtttttatcttctttCATCCTCTCACCTGCCTTCCCCCTCTCTCCCCCCctcactttttctctctctcttctgtgTATGTGTTCTCGTGGTTTTGTTACTGTATGTGTATACTTTAGTGATCGACTCGGTCTGATTTGCACTACTGCCGTAGAGAGTAAAGGGTGGCATGTCATTTTGCAATCTGGCACTGAACACACTGGGACGGACGAGGCTGACTTTGACACGATGGCATATTATTCCAACTTTTGTTGGAACAGCCATTTTTGCATCCCATTAACTCCTCTCTGAAATCTACCCGTGCACATTTCCACCCCAGCGCTGGTAGAAAAGCGTGAACAAGGTCATTATCCATTATTTATTGAAAGCATTTAGGAAAATGTAAACACGCCTTTATGGGGTTGGGCAGCAAGCTTTTGACTAGCGTTTCTCCATGCTCCATCACTTAAACTTCAGTAGTGAAGCTGTtagctgaaaacacacacataggTGAAAAACTTCAGATACTGGGTGATTCAAACAGCCACCAGCACTTCACTAAAGAGTGGTTATATTGAGAGCTGCAAGtattaatataaataaagaGAGAAGTTGGAGGGACTTAAAAATTTACCATCCACCATTAGTCACCAAACCGCTACATCATATTGTGAGAACAAGGTTATAAGTAGGTTGAATTAAACACTAGAATTGCAGCTTGCAGATTTGGTCTAATGTGGCCATAAGATGTGTAAATATGAATGTTTGTATGTGGTTTATACAGATACCTAAAAAGCAAAAGACCCCTTGGTTTGATCCTGGGAGGTATTATATTTTAACATGTCATGCTGCCCAGTCCTCTGGTATCGGCTCTATGCACATCCAGATTCTTATTTAAGCAGCGCTGATTTGTATCGAACAATAAAAACTGGCTTTCAGTTTAAGTGCACAGTCaggttaaaaatgaaaaaaccaTCAGCTCCTGTGATGTTCATGGCCATCACAACCGTAATGACAGGAGATTAGGGTTGAAAACACTGACCGAGTGTGTTGAAGGCTGGGCTTTGCCGAACGACGTGCTTTGATGTGTTTCACGGGCTTAACTGCTGACAGTGATGAGGGGATAGATGACGCTGCATGTCACTTTGtggttgaaagaaaaaaagtctggTTTCTCGACCGGGGGAGAGAAGATTTTTCAGATCTCTTCAAACAcacctttgtttttgttgtttttttttgggggggggggggggttggtgtCTTTGATCGTGGGTGTAGTAATTATATTTGGCATACACCCTGCTGtccttccctccctctcctACACACTGTGGTTTGGTAGATTTCTACAAGGTTTTAAGGGTAAATTAAtgcatgttgttttgtttttttgtttgttttttaatagctGGTATCTATTAGTGTTTTTAGCAtttcaaacataacttttattAGCCTTTTCATTCAGACGTTAGTTGTTACTTCTTTCGTTGTCAGTAACAGACATAGACACTATACACTCACTGCTGGGTCAGTTGTACTccatattgttattgttattattacaattttgtatttttttgttttgttgttttccatTACTAGCAGTATGGTAACAAACATCTATAGTGGGACAGCCTCCGGACAGGCTCTGTTAAATGATGAGAGCTACGTTTCCTAAAATCATCTCAACCCAGTAGGCGATCAGCTCACCCCCGCAGCAGAGTGACGATTGTCTTGGGGTTTAGTTGGGTTTGGGATCCAAAGCTCATTAAGGTTTTCTTAAGATGTTGATCCATCAGTGGTACAGGATGCTACAAACGTCAGCTTGACTGAGCTGAGAcaccacacaaacagcaaaaagtCAGCGGGGTCTTGTTTTCTCCAAAAGCATCTGAGCACCTAGCCTATTCAGCTGCCATCCTAAAGTCACTACCTTCGCAGGCTTCGGATGCTTTTGGGAAGCAGGGTTTGTTTACAAGAAGAGTTGGTTCGCGATGGCTCTCAAACATCTTGTTGACGCATAAAAGTGTCTTAAAGTTACGGCACTAAAAAGACGACATTACGGAAATAGCATTGGCAGACCTAGCAGAGAGACGCTAGAGAACAAAACACTTGGCTGATAATTAGTTATCTGAATTTATGGTGTGACGTTTCACCTCGTTCAACCTCCATCAGCTGACTTTTTGTGTTCCGACTTGGTGTCCAGaccttttttataaatatatatataaatacatatttctctctttcttttctgaaCTTAAACTAGAGTGCTGCAGTCTAAGGAAATGAATTTTACTCTGCAAAGCAACCTGCGCCAAGGTGGCATACATTCCTGCTGTAGGCAACTTTGTACAGGCCTCAACGCATTCGCTAACTTTATATCAACAGGCGGAGCTAATAAGTAGTGAGGGCTACTTGTCCCCATCCCCTCCCAACAACATCTCTTGTGTCTTTGCCCGAATTAAAAGGCGCCCCATTTGCcttttttaagaaataaattgGTCATAGTGAAGAATAAAAGATAAAGAGAATAAAggaacaactgaattttaatttttgagGACATTTAGTGGTCCGATTTAGAGAACTTGGGGTCTTACTAGCAGTCAGTGAAAACATTACTCACCCTGCATTAAAACTACAGATTGACTTAAAGTCTCTGAGCTAAGGCAGATAGGTGGTGAGGTTTTGATTCGTTGGCTTTGTGTAATTTGTGTCAAGAATGGCAAGTACGTACATTAGAGTTCTGTACCGCGTTCTAAAGCGTCTACACATTCCAGTCTCAGCTATCAGAACAGGCCTAGAACTAGATGATGGAAGTTCTACAATGTTACCCGAGATTCACATTTAACTGGAGTTCTGTCATGTACTTGTGCTTTCTGTGCCCAGTTTTGAGTGGATTGGGTTGGTGGTTTTTCGCAGGCAGAGTGTTGGGGCGGGAGGCTGAGCTTTCAGAAGCTGAGCTTTTGTAAGCGCGACCTGTGAGCCAGGACATGTTCACCTGCCACTCAGCGTTGCCTCTCCCCCCACCTCTCAGATTTAGTTAGCCTGTATGCAGTCAGTAACACCGTAACACGAGGGAAATGGGCTCGGTGTCCAGaggattttgtttttctgttattcttTCTCGTTATCATTTCACTACCACCCCGTAGGTAGGCTCTCTTTATGCTTTGGCACACACTCCCTACGCACTGTAGGAAAATcacttaataaaaaaatacttttttataaTAGGTAAACTATAAGACCATCATTACGCTGTGCGTAACGAatgtacagagaaaaaaaaatcgtaGGTATTTTTTGAGGAACAATGAATTTGTTAATGATATGTAgctatttaattgtttttttccctgtccTTATATTGTAAtcattgcattttctttttttgtgaaaaagttGATCTTTTTTGTTTATAGAGTTTGTCTTGTTAGAGTAAAGGTTCAAGTGCAGGAGCACAGAAAACGTGTGAAACCACAGTAAGCCACAGGTGTGTCGGTGACAATCGCTACTTCCATTGGTCCCCATGGTGTTCGATCATGTGACTTCAGAGACATTTGAACAAGACTTACCAGTAAGccaaaacaaagtttgttttgCGGGCCTTTTGAGCAATTTGCATGTTTTGCGTTGTTGGAAGATTTTGCATCTAGCCCATTCTGTCTTGCTTGCCATTTCCAaaagagttcattttaaaaaaaacataagcaaAGTCCCCATTAGTCACGGGCTAGCAGGCAGGTACAATTTCAAACGGCACGTAAGCAATAGCGTCTTTTTTTCATGACTTTTTTCATCTATGGATGGGAAATGAGTGAAGTAAAACTATCAGTCAGCATTTGTTGAATTTGCTGTTGGAACTGATGAAACTGTAGATGTGTTTTGTGCTGCGGATCATCTGCTTTGGTGCCAGTCAGCGAGGCGTAGATGATCTAAGAAGCAAATGAGTTCTGGGGATGTCACTCCTAAATATGTCACCACAGTTCCCATCTGTTGAAGTCGTTTTGCATTCTTAATCAAGTTAACATGAAAATCGAGCAAATAAATCAAAGAGGAGTCGGTCTTTACTCGGACTGCACCACATTTTCCAGGTCTTTTTTGAAGTGGAAGTAGCATGTACTTAATGGTAGTAATACTCTGAACTGTAATAAAATTTCTATCAAGATTTGTGGCTCTGTGTCTCCTACTTAAAAGGTTTTGGCAGGCCACCTTTTTTGTACGTTAAAGTAGCCTTGATGAACaataaagtgcttttaaacCACAGTCTGACTGTGTGGGTTTTGTCTTGTAATTGTTTGGTGTGTTTGTTCTTGTGAAATGGTTACGAGAGTTGCTCGAAAAGCGGCAAACAGCTTTTTGGAAAGATTGAGCTAAAGTAAAAAGGACATTGTTGCATAGCGACATAAACCTCACAGATGTTAATAGAGAAATAATGGATTTTattccagttttttttaatacagaagAGAAAAACGGCTCCGAGATTAATCAGAAAACAAACCAGATCCTTTCTCACGATTAAAACTCGAGTCAGTCTCAATCACTTTCATAAATATCCAAGCATTTGTTAAAATTTACATGTGAATACACTGAATACATTGCAAATCACTGCAGATGAGACTTCCAGGACAAtgcagaggaaaaaataaacacaaaaaaaacatagttACACAAACATGTACATGCATCAACATCAACAAACCAAGAGCAACAGTTTCCACAGTTCTAACTATATCACAGTAACATCTGTATGCAAGTCCTGTGAGTGAAAGCTTCATAGCAACAAAGCTGGTTTAAGCATCACTTCTACTGTACGTGTCACAGCCTCTAGTCAAAAGACCCCAAAAATGGACGAATCTGCtgaattgtattttattttcaaaacttATCCGAAGCTCTTTCTCAAACTGAATAAGTGAACAGATGCCGTAACTGCCTTGCCAAAGATCTCTCCAGTAAAATCATTAAATGTGTTGATGCAGAGACCTTGGGAGAGGATTGAAACTGTGGCACTTCAAAGAGGTTTCTTGGTGTTTTTAGACTCTTTAGTTCCAATATTTTTTGCaggttttgttgtgtttttgttcagggACTTAAAGTGTGTTTAGACAACAGCAGGTGATAGGAACAGGTACATTCTTTAGTAAGTTCAACAGTTTTACAtatcaaaagcaaaaaaaaaaaaaaatcaaaacttgTTCAGGCTTTCAGTTattgttttgttgtctttttcttAATTGCTTATTATTAGATTACTTCCCAGCTCTGAAGATCTGGGCCATCTTGAATCCAAATGAGGACTATTAGgaattttaaagctttttaacaGCCTTTTTAAagcgtttatttatttatttgctcatGTGCTTGGTGTTGATTACGTAAACAACTTGGTCTTTGTAAATACAGgatttattttagaaaaaagaaagtaaaaagtatggATGGATGTGTTTAGTCCTTCTGAGTGCTTGCTCCGCCAGTTTTTCAGATGCTCTCATCGTCACTCATGTCCCAAATCTGAtgagaaagagacaaaaaacaggaaaaaaaaatatcagcaaaGGCAAAAAGAGACTAAATTAACACATCAgttatgtttgtgtttccagAACAGTACGTGTTAAAGGGATTCCAGTAGGGACAGGTAGAGCAGCTCTTAGAAGACACTGATCAATGATGCAACTTCAAACATTTAAAAGCTTAAAAACTTTGCTTACTATTCAGGTTCTTGTATCTACAAATGAGCTGAGCaaagatattttaaaatgtctCTTGCTCAAGTGCACTTGCTAGCATGCATTGCCATTTGACCATATTGCAAAGCCTAGCTGCACAACCACCACTGATCGTTGACCAATCGTAATCATGGACACATTTAGAGTTTCTCACAAGAACAATGAGCTATGGTCCAAAACAAATATGAGGAAtttaaaactaagaaaaactggaaaaattgcCAACAATGTGAATGTTTATGCTTATCATCACTTCAGTCATCTGTATACCTGACAACAGTGAGTAGCCTACTTATGTCTATGAACGCATTCATTCAGCAAGACATTAACACAGGATGGGCAATTCATTTTCCCAAGCTAAGCTAAACTTGATTCTGCGTGATATCAATTTTATCTCTTTTTAAGACGTTGGCATGACCCTCTACAACAGTCCTGCTTTTTCATGTACACGAAGCAGATTTATTTCCCCAATAAtctgtttaaaatatttctgaCTCAGATAAATGGAGTACCAGGAATTACATACCCCAAAATTATAGCGCAACTTACACGAAACACAATTATGTCAGAAATGTGATGCAACTCCCACATTTTCCGGAAGTGACGCaataaaagacacacacacacacacacacacacacaaacacacagctgagCAACCTCTTCTGCATGAGTCTGTCAGTAAACAACAGCGGCCTTCACACGGCAGCAGAAGTCTTCACATTCTTCCTCTGTCAGACGTAATTCGCATACCTCTGACACTTTCTGGAATGttacacacacaaccacaaatACACGCAAttctgacacatacacacagcgtCCTCTAAAAGAACTGCTTCGCGGCTTTCAGCGCTGAAACGTGAAATTCAGGGAAGAAGCAGAAATCTAACACGTTCAAATGGTTTTTAAGTGAAGTCGAGTCTCTTTGCCTTGAGCCTTGAACTCTATGAAGGTCATTTAGAAGAAGGTCACACATCTTCCAAGAGCAGTTGCAataaaattgcaaaaaatatatatatattttttttttatttggctggttattattattatttttttatcaaaTATAAATTCAAtgaatgttttttattgtttcattttatgcttttattttattttcgctGTTGCATGATCAACTATGTTTAAATTAATGTTCAAatttacatgaataaaaatTAACAGCAATTATTACACCAACAGTGTAATAATTATTGCACCTGTCCTTTAATGTAGGATTTTCTATGTCAAAGAGAAGAGAGACTATAAATACAGACATTATACAGAAGCTCACCCCACAGTAAATCTAAGGGGACGAAAACGAGAAGAGGGGGAATGCTCAGCACTGAGGGGCAATGGCTTTGCCACTTCTACTTAAAATATGTCATCAATACTCCACTACAACTTAACTACTTACACTATACATTTAGATTTGGCTGGTTTATGTGAAACAATCAATGTCATACACCAATTTACTGCAAGCATAACCCTCCTGCACATTGGCCTCATTAAAACAGAGACTGACCTATTTTAGATTCTGACAAATGTCCAGAGATTGTGTTCTTAGATGATCCACCGAGGGGAAACATCTCTCACAGAAATGGATGCAAACAAATAAATCATTACTGACGCCTTGTAGCTTAACAAAGGTGTTGGAGGTGTATCCAAGACAACATCATCCTGGTGTGAACATCAGCAGGTTTATTACTGCGTGAATGCAATGAAATATATTTTCTCGCGGTCGGAACATTCTTGTTTAAATTATGGTTGTTGGAATAGTTCACATTTAGggaaatgcagtattattgttgttttttgtgtggtGCCAAGTCCAACAGTACTGTGTTACTCCACTGTAAACACAGATAGCTTAGCATCTGCAACTGGAGAAACAGACTGGCTCGGtcacttggggaaaaaaaggctctgctttaaaactgtgtttaatGTGTGTCAAACAGAGACGCAAAAACATGCAGCTTGTGTGTTGTAGCTGATGTTTTTTGCTC is a window from the Pelmatolapia mariae isolate MD_Pm_ZW linkage group LG5, Pm_UMD_F_2, whole genome shotgun sequence genome containing:
- the vgll4b gene encoding transcription cofactor vestigial-like protein 4b isoform X2, with amino-acid sequence METPLDVLSRAASFVHANEEESEAALRGDPRLLSLSSSSSSSSSSSSSSSSSHRTGPPPISPTKRKLSGDQGDSDMDENEHVAKMSRLFAAQLKPNGDYRSSPGSKDRSRSPIERVVVPGALGVPSNHMYSHPHHLHLASLATMDQPLALTKNSMVESARSNTAAMATVLHTVSTVERQQNRPSVITCAPANNRNCNLSHCTVSHNGCSNFTNNYRRSNTNTVCDPVIEEHFRRSLGKNYKEPEPTATNSVSITGSVDDHFAKALGETWLQIKNKGSPSSSGSSPNSSPDSRMVNHNHSPSVVS
- the vgll4b gene encoding transcription cofactor vestigial-like protein 4b isoform X1, whose translation is MLLMKMDLLNYQYLDKMNNNIGILCYEGEAALRGDPRLLSLSSSSSSSSSSSSSSSSSHRTGPPPISPTKRKLSGDQGDSDMDENEHVAKMSRLFAAQLKPNGDYRSSPGSKDRSRSPIERVVVPGALGVPSNHMYSHPHHLHLASLATMDQPLALTKNSMVESARSNTAAMATVLHTVSTVERQQNRPSVITCAPANNRNCNLSHCTVSHNGCSNFTNNYRRSNTNTVCDPVIEEHFRRSLGKNYKEPEPTATNSVSITGSVDDHFAKALGETWLQIKNKGSPSSSGSSPNSSPDSRMVNHNHSPSVVS